The sequence below is a genomic window from Polynucleobacter sp. MWH-UH19D.
GTTGCGGCCGCACAGGTACCTTATTTGCATATCAACAATTTGGCATCGAGCCAGACATCATGACCTTGGGCAAAGGTATTGGTGGTGGCGTTCCCCTTGCGGCACTCATGGCAACTGATGCGGTGGCTTGTTTTGTGCCAGGCGACCAAGGCGGGACTTATAACGGCAATCCTCTCATGACTGCAGTTGGTATCAGCGTCATTGAGCAGCTATTGGCCCCAGGATTTTTGGATAGCGTCAAAACAAAAGGGGAGCTCTTAAAGTCTGAACTACTGAAGCTATCAACAGAGTTCAGTCTAGAAGGCGAACGCGGCGAGGGATTATTACGCGCACTAATGCTTGGGCAAGACATCGGCGCAAAATTAGTTGAGTTAGCTCGTGATCGCAGCCCTGAAGGTTTGTTGATTAATTCACCAAGGCCAAACTTGTTACGCTTTATGCCTGCACTCAATGTCAGCAATGATGAAATCTTGCAGATGTGCAATATCTTGCGCGAGCTACTGAAAGTAGTTGCCAAATAATCTGAATAGTTGACTCATTCGCATCAATTACTCACCTAAGTAAGCAGTGCGCACTCTCGGATCTTGAAGTAATTCAGATCCAAGTCCAGTGAGGGCAATAAGTCCACTCTCCATCACATAAGCACGATCTGCCATTTGCAAGGCTAAGCGTGCATTTTGTTCCACCAATAAAATCGTCATGCCATTCTTGGAGAGATTGCGCACCACATCAAAGATGGTGTCGACCATAATGGGTGATAAGCCCATAGAAGGCTCATCTAGTAAAAGCAATTTTGGCTCAGCCATCATTGCCCTCCCCATTGCCACCATTTGCTGTTCTCCACCAGAAAGTGTTCCGGCTAATTGAGAAATCCGCTCTTTCAATCTTGGGAAGTAATAAAAGACTTCTTCGAGTTTGCGATCAATTGCCTTGGCATCACTCTTCATGAACGCGCCCATCTGTAAATTTTCTAAAATGGTCATGCGCTTAAATACGCCGCGCCCCTCTGGAACTAAACCAAGGCCTAAACGCGCCAACTCATATGCGGGTTGTCCATTGGTTTGCTGGTCAGCAAATTGAATGACGCCGGCCGCTGGCATTAATAAGCCAGCGATTGCTTTAAGGCTGGAGCTCTTACCCGCGCCATTGGCGCCAATTAAAGCTACTAATTCACCTTGATTGACGTGCAGATCAATTCCTTTAACAGCATTGATACCACCATAGGTGACTTTTAGATCTTCTACC
It includes:
- a CDS encoding ABC transporter ATP-binding protein encodes the protein MSALLRVEDLKVTYGGINAVKGIDLHVNQGELVALIGANGAGKSSSLKAIAGLLMPAAGVIQFADQQTNGQPAYELARLGLGLVPEGRGVFKRMTILENLQMGAFMKSDAKAIDRKLEEVFYYFPRLKERISQLAGTLSGGEQQMVAMGRAMMAEPKLLLLDEPSMGLSPIMVDTIFDVVRNLSKNGMTILLVEQNARLALQMADRAYVMESGLIALTGLGSELLQDPRVRTAYLGE